The Aeromicrobium yanjiei genome includes a region encoding these proteins:
- the dnaJ gene encoding molecular chaperone DnaJ, giving the protein MAQDYYATLGVDRDATAEQLKKAYRKLARQYHPDVNDAPDASEKFKEVTLAYEVLSDPQKRAVFDRGGDPMSSGGGGFGGGQGFNFDDIMDAFFGQNAQRGPRPRQQRGQDALLRLNVDLAEAAFGVTHEIKVDTAVTCTTCEGSGAANGSQPETCRTCHGHGDVQHVQRSLLGDIRTSRPCPTCHGFGTVIPDPCPECNGEGRVRSRRSISVTIPAGVDQGTRIQLSGEGEVGPGGGPAGDLYLEINVARHPMFQRKGDQLFCQVTLPMTAAALGTQIDLPTLEADVPDSDEDTRTVRLEVAPGTQSGDTLTIKGQGVPRLRGAGRGDLKVQVVVETPTRIDDQQRALLEELAQLRDEERPETLMATNHKGVFGKIKDAFK; this is encoded by the coding sequence ATGGCACAGGACTACTACGCAACACTCGGCGTCGACCGCGACGCCACGGCCGAGCAGCTGAAGAAGGCCTACCGCAAGCTGGCGCGGCAGTACCACCCCGACGTCAACGACGCGCCCGACGCCTCCGAGAAGTTCAAGGAGGTGACGCTCGCGTACGAGGTGCTGTCCGATCCGCAGAAGCGGGCGGTCTTCGACCGTGGCGGCGATCCCATGAGCAGCGGCGGTGGCGGCTTCGGCGGCGGCCAGGGGTTCAACTTCGACGACATCATGGACGCCTTCTTCGGGCAGAACGCCCAGCGCGGCCCGCGCCCGCGCCAGCAGCGCGGCCAGGACGCCCTGCTGCGGCTCAACGTCGACCTCGCGGAGGCGGCGTTCGGCGTGACCCACGAGATCAAGGTCGACACGGCCGTGACCTGCACGACGTGCGAGGGCAGCGGAGCCGCCAACGGCTCGCAGCCCGAGACCTGCCGCACCTGCCACGGCCACGGCGACGTCCAGCACGTGCAGCGCTCGCTGCTCGGCGACATCCGTACGTCGCGCCCGTGCCCCACGTGCCACGGCTTCGGCACGGTCATCCCCGACCCGTGCCCCGAGTGCAACGGCGAGGGCCGCGTGCGCTCGCGTCGCTCGATCTCGGTGACGATCCCCGCGGGCGTCGACCAGGGCACGCGGATCCAGCTCAGCGGTGAGGGCGAGGTCGGGCCCGGAGGCGGGCCCGCCGGCGACCTCTACCTCGAGATCAACGTGGCCCGGCACCCGATGTTCCAGCGCAAGGGCGATCAGCTGTTCTGCCAGGTCACCCTGCCGATGACGGCTGCGGCGCTCGGCACGCAGATCGACCTGCCGACCCTCGAGGCCGACGTGCCGGACTCCGACGAGGACACGCGGACCGTACGCCTCGAGGTCGCGCCGGGCACGCAGTCCGGCGACACCCTCACGATCAAGGGCCAGGGCGTGCCGCGCCTTCGCGGCGCCGGTCGCGGGGACCTCAAGGTGCAGGTCGTCGTCGAGACGCCGACCCGCATCGACGACCAGCAGCGTGCCCTGCTGGAGGAGCTCGCGCAGCTGCGCGACGAGGAGCGTCCCGAGACGCTCATGGCCACGAACCACAAGGGTGTGTTCGGCAAGATCAAGGATGCATTCAAGTGA
- a CDS encoding histidine triad nucleotide-binding protein produces the protein MSDTDPNCLFCKIVAGDIPAEIVSETEHTVAFRDVDPQAPTHVLVIPRVHQPDIASLVDAAPEAAVELLKETRRVAQADGHDSYRLVFNTGPDAHQTVFHVHGHVLAGRSLTWPPG, from the coding sequence GTGAGCGACACTGACCCGAACTGCCTGTTCTGCAAGATCGTCGCGGGCGACATCCCGGCCGAGATCGTCTCGGAGACCGAGCACACTGTCGCCTTCCGTGACGTCGATCCGCAGGCGCCCACGCACGTGCTGGTGATCCCGCGGGTGCATCAGCCCGACATCGCGAGCCTCGTCGACGCGGCGCCCGAGGCTGCGGTCGAGCTGCTCAAGGAGACGCGCCGCGTGGCCCAGGCCGACGGGCACGACTCCTACCGGCTGGTCTTCAACACCGGTCCCGATGCGCACCAGACGGTGTTCCACGTGCACGGCCACGTGCTTGCCGGTCGCAGTCTCACCTGGCCTCCGGGCTGA
- a CDS encoding PhoH family protein, whose translation MTDDTVPAPLPTHTFTIPSSVAAVALLGPADEFLRLIEDSFKARIHARGNTITVTGAPSEAALVERLLDELVTILRTGQNLTRETVERSVSMLRTETREKPAEVLSLNILSNRGRTIRPKTVNQKRYVDAIDKHTIVFGIGPAGTGKTYLAMAKAVQALQAKEVNRIILTRPAVEAGERLGFLPGSLSEKIDPYLRPLYDALHDMLDPETVPKLLASGVIEVAPLAYMRGRTLNDAFIILDEAQNTTPEQMKMFLTRLGFGSKMVVTGDVTQVDLPSGNKSGLRVVQEILDDVRDIHFANLSSADVVRHKLVGHIVAAYGEFEEQASQSLLAREAGADSRERRRSQ comes from the coding sequence ATGACTGATGACACCGTCCCCGCACCGCTGCCCACCCACACGTTCACGATCCCGTCGAGCGTCGCGGCCGTCGCCCTGCTCGGCCCTGCCGACGAGTTCCTGCGCCTGATCGAGGACTCGTTCAAGGCGCGCATCCACGCGCGCGGCAACACCATCACGGTGACCGGTGCGCCGTCGGAGGCAGCTCTCGTGGAGCGGCTGCTCGACGAGCTCGTCACGATCCTGCGCACCGGCCAGAACCTCACGCGCGAGACGGTCGAGCGCAGCGTCTCGATGCTGCGCACCGAGACCCGCGAGAAGCCGGCCGAGGTGCTGAGCCTCAACATCTTGTCCAACCGCGGACGGACGATCCGGCCCAAGACGGTCAACCAGAAGCGCTACGTCGACGCGATCGACAAGCACACGATCGTCTTCGGCATCGGCCCCGCCGGCACCGGCAAGACGTACCTCGCGATGGCCAAGGCCGTGCAGGCGCTGCAGGCCAAGGAGGTCAACCGCATCATCTTGACCCGGCCCGCGGTCGAGGCCGGCGAGCGACTGGGCTTCCTGCCGGGGTCGCTGAGCGAGAAGATCGATCCCTACCTGCGCCCGCTCTACGACGCGCTGCACGACATGCTCGACCCCGAGACCGTGCCCAAGCTGCTCGCCTCCGGCGTCATCGAGGTCGCTCCGCTGGCCTACATGCGCGGCCGCACGCTCAACGACGCGTTCATCATCCTGGACGAGGCACAGAACACGACGCCCGAGCAGATGAAGATGTTCCTCACCCGACTGGGCTTCGGCTCCAAGATGGTCGTCACCGGCGACGTCACGCAGGTCGACCTGCCGTCGGGCAACAAGAGCGGCCTGCGGGTGGTCCAGGAGATCCTCGACGACGTCCGCGACATCCACTTCGCCAACCTGTCGTCCGCGGACGTCGTGCGCCACAAGCTCGTCGGCCACATCGTCGCGGCCTACGGTGAGTTCGAAGAGCAGGCTTCCCAGTCACTGCTGGCCCGCGAGGCAGGTGCTGACTCCCGTGAACGTCGACGTTCTCAATGA
- the ybeY gene encoding rRNA maturation RNase YbeY: MNVDVLNESGTDVDVVGLTRLCRFTMRRMRLHPATELTVRLVDPDTITVLNEQWMGKKGPTDVLSFPMDELTPGTDAAESPEGYLGDIALCPQVAEQQAPAAGHSTQDEIELLTVHGILHLLGYDHAEPAEHQEMFGIQGRLLLEWQQAAEGIDPEQQ; encoded by the coding sequence GTGAACGTCGACGTTCTCAATGAGTCCGGGACCGACGTCGACGTCGTCGGTCTGACCCGACTCTGCCGCTTCACGATGCGGCGCATGAGGCTGCACCCTGCGACCGAGCTGACCGTACGCCTCGTGGACCCCGACACCATCACAGTGCTCAACGAGCAGTGGATGGGCAAGAAGGGTCCCACCGACGTGCTGTCGTTCCCCATGGACGAGCTCACGCCCGGCACCGACGCCGCGGAGAGTCCCGAGGGATATCTCGGCGACATCGCCCTGTGCCCGCAGGTCGCGGAGCAGCAGGCACCCGCCGCCGGCCACTCGACGCAGGACGAGATCGAGCTGCTGACGGTGCACGGCATCCTGCACCTCCTCGGCTACGACCACGCCGAGCCGGCGGAGCACCAGGAGATGTTCGGCATCCAGGGACGACTGCTCCTCGAGTGGCAACAGGCCGCCGAGGGCATCGACCCCGAGCAGCAGTGA
- a CDS encoding hemolysin family protein: protein MNWLPVVLSVLLAVAAGMLASVDAAISAFSKARAEELEDEGRSGASRLSRILADPAPYLNSVLLLRVIAETASIVLVALVVADELDGLWTRAAVAVAIMSVVSFVLIGVGPRTLGRQHAEAIALASAMPVIGVTRLLGPVPKLLIRLGNAVTPGKGFSEGPFASEVEVRELVDLAAASSLIETDEGKMLQSVFELGDTIVREVMVPRTDLVFVEKHKTLRQAMSLALRSGYSRMPVIDENLDDVVGMAYLKDLTKRVFDNHVAETTERVESIARPCLFVPDTKPAGDLLKEMQAQHTHVAIVVDEFGGTSGMITIEDILEEIVGEITDEYDNEPEAKEQLSDGSWRVSSRFEVDDLEDLFDIPIEDEDVDSVGGLMAKHLGKVPIRGSVVEVEGLRFEAEGPSGRRNRIGHVLVSRIAPPPEDLKGSDHGYQS, encoded by the coding sequence ATGAACTGGCTTCCCGTGGTGCTGTCCGTGCTCCTCGCCGTCGCGGCGGGCATGCTCGCGAGCGTCGACGCGGCGATCTCCGCATTCTCCAAGGCCCGGGCCGAGGAGCTCGAGGACGAGGGACGCTCCGGCGCCTCCCGGCTCTCGCGCATCCTTGCGGACCCCGCCCCCTATCTCAACTCGGTCCTGCTCCTGCGGGTCATCGCCGAGACCGCGAGCATCGTGCTGGTCGCCCTGGTGGTGGCTGACGAGCTCGACGGCCTGTGGACGCGCGCGGCCGTCGCGGTCGCGATCATGTCCGTCGTGAGCTTCGTCCTCATCGGTGTCGGCCCGCGCACGCTCGGACGCCAGCACGCCGAAGCCATCGCGCTCGCGTCGGCCATGCCGGTCATCGGCGTCACCCGGCTGCTGGGTCCGGTCCCGAAGCTGCTGATCCGGCTCGGCAACGCGGTCACGCCGGGCAAGGGCTTCAGCGAGGGACCGTTCGCCTCCGAGGTCGAGGTCCGTGAGCTCGTCGACCTCGCGGCCGCGAGCTCGCTGATCGAGACCGACGAGGGCAAGATGCTGCAGTCGGTCTTCGAGCTCGGCGACACCATCGTCCGCGAGGTCATGGTGCCCCGTACCGACCTGGTGTTCGTCGAGAAGCACAAGACCCTGCGCCAGGCGATGTCGCTGGCGCTGCGCAGCGGGTACTCCCGCATGCCGGTGATCGACGAGAACCTCGACGACGTCGTCGGGATGGCCTATCTCAAGGACCTGACCAAGCGCGTGTTCGACAACCACGTCGCCGAGACGACCGAGCGGGTCGAGTCCATCGCACGACCGTGCCTGTTCGTCCCCGACACCAAGCCGGCAGGTGACCTCCTCAAGGAGATGCAGGCCCAGCACACGCACGTGGCGATCGTCGTGGACGAGTTCGGCGGCACCTCGGGCATGATCACGATCGAGGACATCCTCGAGGAGATCGTCGGCGAGATCACCGACGAGTACGACAACGAGCCCGAGGCCAAGGAGCAGCTCTCCGACGGCTCGTGGCGGGTCAGCTCGCGGTTCGAGGTCGACGATCTCGAGGACCTCTTCGACATCCCGATCGAGGACGAGGACGTCGACTCGGTCGGCGGTCTGATGGCCAAGCACCTGGGCAAGGTGCCGATCCGGGGCAGTGTCGTCGAGGTCGAGGGACTACGTTTCGAGGCCGAGGGGCCGTCCGGGCGACGCAACCGCATCGGTCACGTCCTCGTCAGCCGCATCGCACCTCCGCCAGAAGACCTGAAAGGCTCCGACCATGGATATCAGTCCTGA
- a CDS encoding cytidine deaminase, with protein MDISPEDAKLVTLARTSRARTNAEHGAAVRDQDGRTYVASTVVLPSIRIDALDLAVAMAVSSGATGIEAGALVGEMMPEPLVSGTAVRDVSGHGIHVYLADPSGQVVRVRTT; from the coding sequence ATGGATATCAGTCCTGAGGACGCAAAGCTGGTGACGCTCGCGCGCACCTCCCGCGCCCGCACCAACGCGGAGCACGGCGCCGCCGTCCGCGACCAGGACGGGCGCACGTACGTCGCGTCGACCGTCGTCCTGCCCTCGATCCGGATCGACGCCCTCGACCTCGCGGTCGCGATGGCCGTCTCGTCCGGCGCGACCGGCATCGAGGCCGGTGCGCTGGTGGGGGAGATGATGCCCGAGCCCCTGGTCAGCGGCACGGCCGTCCGGGACGTCTCGGGGCACGGCATCCACGTCTACCTGGCGGACCCGTCGGGTCAGGTCGTGCGGGTGAGGACCACATGA
- the era gene encoding GTPase Era gives MSAETGRVHRSGFACFVGRPNAGKSTLTNALVGGKIAITSSKPQTTRHAIRGLVNRDDAQLILIDTPGLHKPHTLLGERLNALVRSTWSEVDTIGMCLPANESVGEGDKFLIKELAQINQGKRRPKPIFAIATKIDLVKPDRLRDHLLSIQQAGADAGLQWQEIIPVSAVADDQVDLLADLLIGTLPEGPALYPEGQLTDEPEETLIAEIIREAALEGVRDELPHSIAVVVEEMVARTDRPKDKPLVDVRVNVYVERDSQKGIIIGKQGSRLRQIGSDSRSQIEKILGTPVFLDLHVKVAKDWQRDPKQLRKLGF, from the coding sequence ATGAGCGCCGAGACGGGCCGCGTGCACCGCTCGGGATTCGCCTGCTTCGTCGGTCGTCCCAACGCGGGCAAGTCGACGCTGACCAATGCGCTGGTCGGTGGCAAGATCGCGATCACGTCCTCCAAGCCACAGACGACGCGGCATGCGATCCGCGGGCTGGTCAACCGTGACGACGCCCAGCTGATCCTCATCGACACCCCGGGCCTGCACAAGCCGCACACGCTGCTCGGCGAGCGGCTCAACGCCCTCGTGCGCTCGACCTGGTCGGAGGTCGACACGATCGGCATGTGCCTGCCGGCCAACGAGTCCGTCGGTGAGGGCGACAAGTTCCTCATCAAGGAGCTGGCCCAGATCAACCAGGGCAAGCGTCGGCCCAAGCCGATCTTCGCGATCGCGACCAAGATCGACCTGGTCAAGCCCGACCGCCTGCGTGACCACCTGCTCTCGATCCAACAGGCCGGTGCGGACGCAGGCCTGCAGTGGCAGGAGATCATCCCGGTCTCGGCCGTGGCCGACGACCAGGTCGACCTGCTGGCCGATCTGCTGATCGGCACGCTGCCCGAGGGCCCGGCTCTCTATCCCGAGGGTCAGCTGACCGACGAGCCCGAGGAGACGCTCATCGCGGAGATCATCCGCGAGGCCGCGCTCGAGGGCGTCCGCGACGAGCTGCCCCACTCGATCGCCGTCGTGGTCGAGGAGATGGTGGCCCGCACCGACCGTCCGAAGGACAAGCCGCTCGTCGACGTCCGGGTCAACGTCTACGTCGAGCGGGACAGCCAGAAGGGCATCATCATCGGCAAGCAGGGCTCGCGGCTGCGCCAGATCGGCAGCGACTCGCGCTCCCAGATCGAGAAGATCCTCGGCACGCCCGTGTTCCTCGACCTGCACGTCAAGGTTGCCAAGGACTGGCAGCGCGACCCCAAGCAGCTCCGCAAGCTCGGCTTCTAG